The following are encoded together in the Xanthobacter autotrophicus Py2 genome:
- a CDS encoding ribosomal protein L5 (PFAM: ribosomal protein L5~KEGG: mlo:mlr0308 50S ribosomal protein L5) has product MAEATYTPKLRTFYDEVVRPKMIEQFGYKNPMEVPTIDKIVINMGVGEATADTKKVTTAAADLAQIAGQKPVITRARKAISNFKLRENQPVGAKVTLRKARMYEFMDRLVSIALPRVRDFRGLNPKSFDGRGNYAMGVKEHIVFPEINYDRVEQIWGMDIIVCTTAKTDEEARALLKAFNFPFRQ; this is encoded by the coding sequence ATGGCTGAGGCGACTTACACCCCGAAGCTGCGCACCTTCTATGATGAGGTGGTGCGGCCGAAGATGATCGAGCAGTTCGGCTACAAGAACCCCATGGAAGTGCCGACGATCGACAAGATCGTCATCAACATGGGCGTGGGCGAAGCCACTGCGGACACCAAGAAGGTGACCACCGCCGCCGCCGACCTGGCGCAGATCGCCGGCCAGAAGCCGGTCATCACCCGGGCCCGCAAGGCGATCTCGAACTTCAAGCTGCGCGAGAACCAGCCGGTCGGCGCGAAGGTCACCCTTCGCAAGGCGCGCATGTACGAGTTCATGGACCGTCTGGTCAGCATCGCGCTGCCGCGCGTGCGGGACTTCCGCGGCCTGAACCCGAAGAGCTTCGATGGCCGTGGCAACTACGCCATGGGCGTCAAGGAGCATATCGTGTTCCCCGAGATCAACTACGACCGCGTCGAGCAGATCTGGGGCATGGACATCATCGTGTGCACCACGGCCAAGACGGATGAGGAAGCCCGCGCCCTTCTGAAGGCGTTTAATTTCCCTTTCCGTCAGTGA
- a CDS encoding ribosomal protein L24 (TIGRFAM: ribosomal protein L24~PFAM: KOW domain protein~SMART: KOW (Kyrpides Ouzounis Woese) domain protein~KEGG: mes:Meso_1667 ribosomal protein L24) → MAAKIKKGDKVVVLTGRDKGRTGEVIQVMPKEERALVRGVNIVKRHQRQTANQEGGIISKEAPIQLSNVAVADPKDGKPTRVGFQVLEDGTKVRVAKRSGERIDG, encoded by the coding sequence ATGGCCGCGAAGATCAAGAAGGGCGACAAGGTCGTCGTCCTCACCGGCCGCGACAAGGGGCGCACCGGCGAGGTTATCCAGGTGATGCCGAAGGAAGAGCGTGCGCTCGTCCGCGGCGTCAATATCGTCAAGCGCCACCAGCGCCAGACGGCGAACCAGGAGGGCGGGATCATCTCCAAGGAGGCTCCCATCCAGCTGTCGAACGTCGCCGTTGCCGACCCCAAGGACGGCAAGCCGACCCGCGTCGGCTTCCAGGTGCTGGAAGACGGGACCAAGGTCCGCGTGGCCAAGCGTTCCGGGGAGAGGATCGATGGCTGA